A region from the uncultured Draconibacterium sp. genome encodes:
- a CDS encoding serine hydrolase gives MKRKTVLRGGAIALVLLAGILLIANSKVRSNKKQVLVQSKKIAAKAMDGFPASAESQVTFMNASEQPYNKWAFRNMGIFPSLMVPRGGAVVNFPRNITPEFENNEFPGGNGQTVLESLIADDTDGIIVIKDGIVRYERYFGDFKENNLHFWASSTKSLTSMLTGILADKGILDLTKNVEDYLPEMKGSGFEGLTLQHVLNMTSALDFSEEYEDLQPGNVNYEYFRRVGMIPAFDLMSMDPKTNDTPRGNMEYLPNIQSDASKNVGEVFEYHSPNVDVIGMIISRVTNQSLEEVIAEHIWQKLGVEHDAQMLADVAFSPIATGGFLTTLRDFARFGYTVLNDGKFNGEQVIPKEFIEDTFNLTTSEYMAGQRSIYRSNTDGAAYDKHFAGYKNFWWIHDPDKQVMTARGVYGQGIYIDKTNNVIIAHFGSAESASNAVRETSKIKMDALKYIAENLK, from the coding sequence ATGAAAAGAAAAACAGTTTTAAGAGGAGGGGCAATTGCCCTGGTTTTATTAGCCGGTATTTTGCTGATAGCCAATAGCAAAGTGCGGAGCAATAAAAAACAGGTACTGGTGCAAAGCAAAAAAATAGCAGCAAAAGCCATGGATGGTTTTCCGGCCAGTGCCGAATCGCAGGTAACATTTATGAATGCCTCTGAGCAGCCCTATAATAAGTGGGCATTTCGTAATATGGGTATTTTCCCATCATTAATGGTACCTCGTGGTGGTGCAGTGGTTAATTTCCCCCGGAACATCACTCCTGAGTTTGAGAACAACGAGTTTCCGGGCGGTAACGGACAAACCGTACTGGAATCATTAATTGCCGACGATACTGATGGCATTATTGTAATAAAAGACGGAATTGTGAGGTACGAGAGGTACTTTGGTGATTTTAAGGAAAATAACCTGCATTTTTGGGCCTCGTCAACCAAATCGCTTACCAGTATGTTAACTGGTATTCTGGCCGATAAAGGGATATTGGATTTGACCAAAAATGTGGAAGATTATCTTCCTGAAATGAAAGGTAGCGGTTTTGAAGGTCTTACTCTGCAGCATGTTTTAAATATGACGAGTGCGCTCGATTTCTCGGAGGAGTATGAAGATTTACAACCCGGTAATGTGAATTATGAATATTTTCGTAGGGTAGGAATGATCCCTGCTTTTGACCTGATGTCGATGGATCCGAAAACAAACGATACGCCCCGGGGAAATATGGAGTATTTGCCAAATATACAAAGCGATGCAAGTAAAAACGTGGGAGAAGTTTTTGAATACCATTCCCCAAATGTTGATGTAATAGGAATGATTATTTCAAGGGTTACCAACCAGTCGCTGGAGGAAGTTATTGCCGAACATATTTGGCAAAAATTGGGTGTTGAACACGATGCGCAGATGCTTGCAGACGTTGCCTTTAGCCCGATTGCCACCGGTGGATTTTTGACAACCCTGCGCGATTTTGCCCGCTTTGGATATACCGTATTAAATGATGGGAAATTTAATGGTGAACAGGTCATCCCCAAAGAATTTATCGAAGACACCTTTAATTTAACTACTTCAGAATACATGGCGGGGCAACGAAGTATCTATCGCAGTAATACCGATGGTGCCGCATATGACAAACATTTTGCCGGATATAAAAATTTCTGGTGGATACACGATCCGGATAAACAAGTTATGACGGCACGCGGGGTTTACGGCCAGGGTATTTATATCGATAAAACCAACAATGTAATTATCGCTCATTTTGGCAGTGCCGAATCGGCCTCAAATGCCGTTCGCGAAACCAGCAAAATAAAAATGGATGCCCTTAAATACATTGCCGAGAATCTGAAATAA